One region of Clavibacter michiganensis subsp. tessellarius genomic DNA includes:
- a CDS encoding maltokinase N-terminal cap-like domain-containing protein: protein MQHHDLSEIPDFLAAWMREQRWFASKGTEPRLERIGGWSFSDEGWFARIETHLIIDHGSAKPVLYQVPLTYRQAPLEELKPFHIGTTVEDDGVELHVYDGPHDPAYAWALIRTILDDREADVDETSLGATARGQRQPGVEIATVVGSHVLSGEQSNTSIIYDMVSADGQAINPMIVKVFRALHHGENPDVVLQSAIAGAGSRLVPQTMGSVLAQWSDSGREEGRAIGHVAFAQEFLPGVTDAWRVALRAAEADADFQAEARALGEATADVHATLAAALPTVEATPDVIEGIMVSFRRRHATAEREVPEIAAFHDAIASVYDAAEKGEWPKLQRIHGDYHLGQVLSVPNRGWVLLDFEGEPLRPMHERSLPDVTLRDVAGMLRSFDYVAGSYALAHPGKSAATWASAARRAFVDGYIARSGTDLRANRALLDAFEIDKAVYEAIYEVRNRPGWLSIPLQAVARLATRSSTLGAATTPGATGPREAGPITS from the coding sequence TTCGCCCGCATCGAGACGCACCTGATCATCGACCACGGCAGCGCGAAGCCCGTCCTGTACCAGGTGCCGCTCACCTACCGGCAGGCGCCGCTGGAGGAGCTGAAGCCCTTCCACATCGGCACGACCGTCGAGGACGACGGCGTCGAGCTGCACGTCTACGACGGCCCGCACGACCCCGCGTACGCGTGGGCGCTCATCCGCACGATCCTCGACGACCGCGAGGCCGACGTCGACGAGACCTCGCTCGGCGCGACGGCCCGCGGCCAGCGCCAGCCGGGCGTGGAGATCGCGACCGTCGTCGGATCGCACGTGCTCTCGGGCGAGCAGTCGAACACCTCGATCATCTACGACATGGTCTCCGCCGACGGCCAGGCCATCAACCCGATGATCGTCAAGGTCTTCCGCGCGCTGCACCACGGCGAGAACCCCGACGTCGTGCTCCAGTCCGCCATCGCGGGCGCCGGATCCCGGCTCGTCCCGCAGACCATGGGCAGCGTGCTCGCCCAGTGGAGCGACTCCGGCCGCGAGGAGGGACGGGCCATCGGCCACGTCGCCTTCGCGCAGGAGTTCCTGCCCGGCGTGACCGACGCCTGGCGCGTCGCGCTCCGCGCCGCCGAGGCCGACGCCGACTTCCAGGCCGAGGCCCGCGCGCTCGGCGAGGCCACGGCCGACGTGCACGCCACGCTCGCCGCCGCGCTCCCCACCGTCGAGGCCACGCCCGACGTGATCGAGGGGATCATGGTCAGCTTCCGCCGCCGCCACGCGACGGCCGAGCGCGAGGTCCCCGAGATCGCCGCGTTCCACGACGCCATCGCGAGCGTGTACGACGCCGCCGAGAAGGGCGAGTGGCCCAAGCTGCAGCGCATCCACGGCGACTACCACCTCGGCCAGGTGCTCTCGGTGCCGAACCGCGGCTGGGTCCTCCTCGACTTCGAGGGCGAGCCGCTCCGGCCGATGCACGAGCGCTCGCTCCCCGACGTCACGCTCCGCGACGTCGCCGGCATGCTCCGCTCGTTCGACTACGTCGCCGGCTCCTACGCGCTCGCGCACCCCGGCAAGTCGGCCGCCACGTGGGCGTCCGCCGCCCGCCGCGCGTTCGTCGACGGCTACATCGCCCGCTCCGGCACCGACCTCCGCGCGAACCGGGCCCTGCTCGACGCGTTCGAGATCGACAAGGCCGTGTACGAGGCGATCTACGAGGTGCGCAACCGGCCCGGCTGGCTGTCGATCCCGCTGCAGGCCGTCGCGCGCCTCGCCACCCGCTCGAGCACGCTCGGCGCGGCGACCACGCCGGGCGCGACCGGGCCGCGCGAGGCGGGGCCGATCACCTCCTGA
- a CDS encoding LPXTG cell wall anchor domain-containing protein, producing the protein MIGQILLALVGIGLIFLSIPYGATDGAGSWWGVLGGALIAVGAVVVAVRRRRRRPEN; encoded by the coding sequence ATGATCGGACAGATCCTCCTCGCCCTCGTGGGCATCGGATTGATCTTCTTGTCGATCCCGTACGGAGCGACTGATGGGGCGGGCAGCTGGTGGGGTGTGCTCGGTGGCGCGCTCATCGCCGTGGGTGCCGTGGTGGTCGCAGTCCGAAGACGTCGGCGTCGACCGGAGAACTGA
- a CDS encoding S9 family peptidase, translating into MTDPAVPAVSSPASDSPSTPPVAEQRPIERTFHGDTFVDRYEWLRDKDDAAVIAHLEAENAYAEQATAHLEPLREAIFTEIKDRTQETDLSVPVREGDWWYYARTVEGSQYAIRCRRPVTGPDDWTPPAVEAAADGAATPGEQVLLDSNVEADGHEFFSLGAFELSPDGSLLAYSTDTEGDERFTLRIRDLATGEDLADEIPGTSHGATFSAHGDHLFYVTVDDAWRPDTVWRHRVGTPASQDVKVFTEPDESYFVGFGMTRSRQYLVIEVGSKITTEVLLLDAGDPTGAFRPVWPRRHGVEYDVDHAVIDGSDRLLILHNDGATNFELIDVPADDPTSTTDRQVVIPHDDEVRLEDASAFADHVVVSYRREGLTRVGVIPFDRVLDGEQLHEIAFDEPIYTVGTAGNPEFAQPTIRLGYTSLATPATTYDYVLATRELRLLKQQPVRGGYDPDDYVQTREWATAEDGTEIPLSVVYKRGLVHPGTPAPLLLYGYGSYEASIDPSFSIARLSLLDRGMAFVIAHVRGGGEMGRRWYDEGKTLTKRNTFTDFVAAADHLIARGWTSPEKLVAEGRSAGGLLMGAVANIAPDRFAGILAGVPFVDALTSILDPSLPLTVIEWDEWGDPLHDPEVYAYMKSYTPYENVREGVEYPRILAVTSLNDTRVLYVEPAKWTARLREVGAPVLLRTEMQAGHGGKSGRYDAWRERASDYAWVLDVAGLT; encoded by the coding sequence ATGACCGACCCCGCCGTCCCGGCCGTCTCCTCCCCCGCATCCGACTCCCCCTCCACCCCGCCCGTGGCGGAGCAGCGCCCGATCGAGCGCACCTTCCACGGCGACACGTTCGTGGACCGCTACGAGTGGCTGCGCGACAAGGACGACGCGGCCGTCATCGCGCACCTCGAGGCCGAGAACGCATACGCGGAGCAGGCCACGGCGCACCTGGAGCCGCTGCGCGAGGCGATCTTCACGGAGATCAAGGACCGCACGCAGGAGACCGACCTCTCGGTCCCCGTCCGCGAGGGCGACTGGTGGTACTACGCCCGCACGGTCGAGGGCTCGCAGTACGCGATCCGCTGCCGCCGCCCCGTCACAGGTCCCGACGACTGGACCCCGCCCGCCGTCGAGGCCGCGGCGGACGGCGCCGCGACGCCCGGCGAGCAGGTCCTGCTCGACTCCAACGTCGAGGCCGACGGCCACGAGTTCTTCTCGCTCGGCGCCTTCGAGCTGAGCCCCGACGGGTCGCTCCTCGCCTACTCGACCGACACCGAGGGCGACGAGCGGTTCACGCTCCGGATCCGCGACCTGGCCACGGGCGAGGACCTCGCCGACGAGATCCCCGGCACCAGCCACGGCGCCACCTTCTCGGCGCACGGCGACCACCTCTTCTACGTCACGGTCGACGACGCCTGGCGGCCCGACACCGTGTGGCGCCACCGCGTCGGCACCCCCGCGTCGCAGGACGTGAAGGTCTTCACCGAGCCCGACGAGAGCTACTTCGTCGGCTTCGGCATGACCCGCAGCCGCCAGTACCTCGTGATCGAGGTCGGCTCGAAGATCACCACCGAGGTGCTGCTGCTCGACGCCGGCGACCCCACGGGCGCGTTCCGGCCGGTGTGGCCGCGCCGCCACGGCGTGGAGTACGACGTGGACCACGCGGTCATCGACGGATCCGACCGGCTCCTCATCCTGCACAACGACGGCGCCACCAACTTCGAGCTCATCGACGTGCCCGCCGACGACCCGACCTCCACGACCGACCGCCAGGTCGTCATCCCCCACGACGACGAGGTGCGCCTCGAGGACGCCAGCGCGTTCGCCGACCACGTCGTGGTCTCCTACCGCCGCGAGGGCCTCACGCGCGTCGGCGTGATCCCCTTCGACCGCGTCCTCGACGGCGAGCAGCTGCACGAGATCGCGTTCGACGAGCCGATCTACACGGTCGGCACGGCGGGCAACCCCGAGTTCGCGCAGCCGACCATCCGCCTCGGCTACACGAGCCTCGCGACCCCGGCCACCACCTACGACTACGTGCTCGCGACCCGCGAGCTCCGCCTCCTCAAGCAGCAGCCCGTGCGCGGCGGCTACGACCCCGACGACTACGTGCAGACCCGCGAGTGGGCGACCGCGGAGGACGGCACCGAGATCCCGCTGTCGGTCGTCTACAAGCGCGGCCTCGTGCACCCGGGCACGCCGGCGCCGCTCCTGCTGTACGGCTACGGCTCCTACGAGGCGAGCATCGACCCGTCGTTCTCCATCGCCCGGCTGTCGCTGCTCGACCGGGGCATGGCGTTCGTCATCGCGCACGTGCGGGGCGGCGGCGAGATGGGCCGGCGCTGGTACGACGAGGGCAAGACGCTCACGAAGAGGAACACCTTCACCGACTTCGTCGCGGCCGCCGACCACCTCATCGCGCGCGGGTGGACGAGCCCGGAGAAGCTCGTGGCCGAGGGCCGCAGCGCCGGCGGGCTGCTGATGGGCGCGGTCGCGAACATCGCGCCCGACCGCTTCGCCGGGATCCTCGCGGGCGTGCCGTTCGTGGACGCGCTGACGAGCATCCTCGACCCGTCGCTGCCGCTCACCGTGATCGAGTGGGACGAGTGGGGCGACCCGCTGCACGACCCCGAGGTGTACGCGTACATGAAGTCGTACACGCCGTACGAGAACGTGCGCGAGGGCGTGGAGTACCCGCGGATCCTCGCCGTCACGAGCCTCAACGACACGCGCGTGCTCTACGTCGAGCCGGCCAAGTGGACGGCCCGCCTCCGCGAGGTCGGCGCGCCCGTGCTGCTGCGCACCGAGATGCAGGCCGGCCACGGCGGCAAGTCGGGCCGCTACGACGCGTGGCGCGAGCGCGCCTCCGACTACGCGTGGGTGCTCGACGTGGCGGGGCTCACCTGA
- the thiM gene encoding hydroxyethylthiazole kinase — MSAARPSTHETTGTGTASADLLHLLRERTPLVQCITNAVVTGFTANVLLALGAAPAMTDVPTEAGPFARIASGVLLNLGTPHAEQREAAVEAAHAAREAGTPWVLDPVAVGALPVRTRLAHELVALSPTIVRGNASEVIALATGGAGGRGVDATDEVEAALDAATLLARTYGTVVAVSGPVDHITDGTRLVRVHTGDALLTKVTGGGCALGAVMAAFASTDPDTLRAAVAATSVYTIAAEVAAEGARGPGSFAVALLDALDAVTPELVAQRERLS; from the coding sequence ATGAGCGCTGCGCGCCCGTCCACCCACGAGACCACCGGGACGGGGACCGCCTCGGCGGACCTCCTCCACTTGCTGCGAGAGCGCACGCCGCTCGTGCAGTGCATCACCAACGCGGTCGTCACCGGCTTCACCGCGAACGTCCTCCTCGCGCTGGGCGCCGCGCCCGCGATGACGGACGTGCCGACCGAGGCGGGGCCGTTCGCCAGGATCGCGTCGGGCGTGCTGCTCAACCTCGGCACGCCGCACGCGGAGCAGCGGGAGGCCGCCGTCGAGGCCGCGCACGCGGCGCGCGAGGCGGGCACGCCGTGGGTGCTGGATCCCGTCGCCGTCGGCGCCCTGCCGGTGCGCACGCGGCTCGCGCACGAGCTCGTCGCGCTGTCGCCGACGATCGTGCGCGGCAACGCGTCGGAGGTCATCGCGCTCGCGACCGGCGGCGCGGGCGGCCGCGGGGTCGACGCCACCGACGAGGTCGAGGCGGCGCTCGACGCCGCGACGCTGCTCGCGCGCACCTACGGCACGGTCGTCGCGGTCTCCGGGCCGGTCGACCACATCACCGACGGCACCCGCCTCGTGCGCGTGCACACGGGCGACGCGCTCCTCACGAAGGTGACGGGCGGCGGCTGCGCGCTCGGCGCCGTGATGGCGGCGTTCGCCTCGACGGATCCGGATACGCTGCGGGCCGCCGTCGCCGCGACGAGCGTCTACACGATCGCCGCGGAGGTCGCCGCCGAGGGCGCCCGCGGGCCCGGGTCGTTCGCCGTCGCGCTGCTCGACGCGCTCGACGCCGTCACGCCCGAGCTCGTCGCCCAGCGCGAGCGCCTCTCGTGA
- the thiD gene encoding bifunctional hydroxymethylpyrimidine kinase/phosphomethylpyrimidine kinase, which translates to MSGLDLSVYLVTDPALCGPRGVPAVVAAAVAGGATAVQIRDKHASAAELLATVVAAADAIDAHAAAHPSAPRPVLLVDDRVDVVLAALARGARVDGVHVGQSDVPADLVRRMLDAASPDRHLVLGLTANAPAHVEAVRALPAGTVDYLGVGVIRPTTTKPDHPAPLGHDGFGIIAGLSPVPCVAIGGVDVGDVAAIAAAGGAGMAVVSAICAAEDPEAAARELADAWARVRAGAAAGTDADAGTDADADADADAASAEPTPPTAAADPTRVPRVLSIAGTDPTGGAGIQADLKSIAANGGYGMAVVTALVAQNTRGVREIHVPPVAFLRAQLDAVSDDVTIDAVKIGMLGSAAVVDEVADWLRAARPPVVVLDPVMVAQSGDALLDADATEALRRLLPLADVVTPNLPELAALLGEREADGWDQALAQGRTLAARHGVRVVVKGGHLRADDCPDALVTPGAAGEESAVHVVDGPRIATTSTHGTGCSLSSALATLHPRRGDWSAVLAEAKSWLTGSLAHADDLDVGSGAGPLDHLRALWDAAGTHAGSIAAEMWAGSADLRRQIDDLPFVRRLGDGTLPEAWFSHYLAQDAIYLRAYSRVLARASQLAPTPDAQVTWARAAADAIAAESALHAEWLSRHPAPMVAGPVTRAYVDHLLAHAATSDYAVLVASLLPCYTIYADVGTRLRAVGEAATAAGDAHPYGAWLATYADPAFAEATRRAGELVDEAAVLAGPTRRREMLAASLQSSAYERDFFRAPEALG; encoded by the coding sequence GTGAGCGGGCTCGACCTCTCCGTCTACCTCGTCACCGACCCGGCCCTGTGCGGCCCGCGCGGCGTGCCCGCGGTGGTCGCCGCGGCCGTGGCGGGCGGGGCGACGGCCGTGCAGATCCGCGACAAGCACGCGAGCGCGGCCGAGCTGCTCGCGACCGTGGTCGCGGCGGCGGACGCGATCGACGCCCACGCGGCCGCGCACCCATCCGCTCCCCGACCGGTGCTGCTCGTGGACGACCGCGTCGACGTGGTGCTCGCGGCCCTCGCGCGCGGCGCCCGCGTCGATGGCGTGCACGTCGGCCAGTCCGACGTGCCGGCCGACCTCGTGCGCCGGATGCTCGACGCCGCCAGCCCCGACCGGCACCTCGTGCTCGGCCTCACCGCCAACGCGCCGGCCCACGTCGAGGCGGTGCGCGCGCTCCCGGCCGGCACGGTCGACTACCTCGGCGTCGGCGTGATCCGCCCCACGACCACCAAGCCCGACCACCCGGCGCCGCTCGGGCACGACGGCTTCGGGATCATCGCGGGCCTCTCCCCCGTGCCGTGCGTCGCGATCGGCGGGGTGGACGTCGGCGACGTGGCCGCGATCGCCGCGGCGGGCGGGGCGGGCATGGCCGTCGTGTCGGCGATCTGCGCGGCCGAGGACCCGGAGGCGGCGGCGCGCGAGCTGGCGGACGCGTGGGCGCGGGTGCGCGCGGGGGCGGCCGCCGGCACGGACGCGGACGCCGGCACGGACGCGGACGCGGACGCCGACGCCGACGCGGCGAGCGCCGAGCCGACCCCGCCCACCGCGGCGGCCGACCCCACCCGCGTCCCCCGCGTCCTCAGCATCGCGGGCACGGATCCCACGGGCGGCGCCGGCATCCAGGCCGACCTCAAGTCCATCGCGGCGAACGGCGGCTACGGCATGGCCGTCGTCACGGCGCTCGTGGCGCAGAACACCCGGGGCGTGCGGGAGATCCACGTCCCTCCCGTGGCGTTCCTCCGCGCGCAGCTCGACGCGGTCTCCGACGACGTCACGATCGACGCCGTGAAGATCGGCATGCTCGGCTCCGCCGCGGTGGTCGACGAGGTGGCCGACTGGCTGCGCGCGGCGCGGCCGCCGGTCGTGGTGCTGGATCCGGTGATGGTCGCCCAGTCCGGCGACGCGCTCCTCGACGCCGACGCGACCGAGGCGCTCCGCCGCCTGCTGCCGCTCGCCGACGTCGTCACCCCGAACCTGCCCGAGCTCGCCGCGCTCCTCGGCGAGCGCGAAGCCGACGGGTGGGACCAGGCGCTCGCGCAGGGGCGGACGCTCGCGGCCCGCCACGGCGTCCGCGTCGTCGTGAAGGGCGGGCACCTCCGCGCCGACGACTGCCCGGACGCGCTCGTGACCCCGGGCGCGGCCGGAGAGGAGAGCGCGGTCCACGTCGTCGACGGTCCGCGCATCGCCACCACCAGCACGCACGGCACGGGCTGCTCCCTCTCGAGCGCGCTCGCGACCCTGCACCCGCGCCGCGGCGACTGGTCGGCCGTGCTCGCGGAGGCGAAGTCGTGGCTGACGGGATCGCTCGCGCACGCGGACGACCTCGACGTCGGATCCGGCGCCGGCCCGCTCGACCACCTGCGCGCGCTGTGGGACGCCGCCGGCACGCACGCGGGATCCATCGCGGCGGAGATGTGGGCGGGATCCGCCGACCTCCGCCGCCAGATCGACGACCTCCCGTTCGTCCGCCGGCTCGGCGACGGCACGCTCCCGGAGGCGTGGTTCTCGCACTACCTCGCGCAGGACGCGATCTACCTGCGCGCCTACTCGCGCGTGCTCGCCCGGGCGAGCCAGCTCGCGCCGACGCCGGACGCGCAGGTCACGTGGGCGCGGGCCGCGGCCGACGCGATCGCCGCGGAGTCGGCGCTGCACGCGGAGTGGCTGTCGCGGCACCCGGCGCCCATGGTCGCCGGGCCCGTGACGCGCGCGTACGTCGACCACCTCCTCGCGCACGCCGCGACGAGCGACTACGCCGTGCTGGTCGCATCGCTGCTGCCCTGCTACACGATCTACGCGGACGTCGGCACGCGGCTCCGCGCGGTGGGCGAGGCCGCGACGGCGGCCGGGGACGCGCATCCGTACGGCGCGTGGCTGGCGACGTACGCGGATCCGGCCTTCGCCGAGGCCACCCGGCGCGCGGGCGAGCTGGTGGACGAGGCCGCCGTGCTCGCGGGGCCGACGCGGAGGCGGGAGATGCTCGCGGCGTCGCTCCAGTCGTCCGCGTACGAGCGCGACTTCTTCCGCGCCCCGGAGGCGCTCGGCTGA
- a CDS encoding cupin domain-containing protein, whose amino-acid sequence MRVQAETPAVTMPAHQFTGEVRLRWLSTPQTADQRAVVAAVTFAPGARTVWHSHVLGQTLHVTSGIARVGTRDGGVVEVAPGGSVYIEAGEEHWHGATAHAPMEHIAVLEDGDDPVSATGWGAHVTDEEFLQPAVPASVATPTATPAAGHHVPLGAPVLVHALRYTAMYGEKPFDEALLVYLDNGSYKILSPGEEHYGSYVSASEPGVAPRHVAFLSWPSDDWHRNVASHTLTFSDDTGAFIQSLVLPGDAVPRAQHGFAEVVADPERVDMTASWDALRVTHAAAFERLAERVRGL is encoded by the coding sequence ATGCGCGTCCAGGCCGAGACCCCCGCCGTCACGATGCCCGCCCACCAGTTCACGGGCGAGGTCCGCCTCCGCTGGCTCTCCACCCCGCAGACCGCCGACCAGCGCGCGGTCGTCGCGGCCGTCACCTTCGCGCCCGGCGCCCGCACCGTCTGGCACTCGCACGTCCTCGGGCAGACCCTCCACGTCACGTCCGGCATCGCCCGCGTGGGCACGCGCGACGGCGGCGTCGTCGAGGTCGCGCCCGGCGGATCCGTGTACATCGAGGCCGGCGAGGAGCACTGGCACGGCGCCACGGCCCACGCGCCCATGGAGCACATCGCGGTGCTGGAGGACGGCGACGACCCCGTGTCCGCGACCGGCTGGGGCGCGCACGTGACCGACGAGGAGTTCCTCCAGCCGGCCGTGCCCGCCTCCGTCGCGACGCCGACCGCCACCCCGGCCGCCGGGCACCACGTGCCGCTCGGCGCCCCCGTGCTCGTGCACGCGCTCCGCTACACGGCGATGTACGGCGAGAAGCCGTTCGACGAGGCGCTGCTCGTGTACCTCGACAACGGCTCCTACAAGATCCTCTCGCCCGGCGAGGAGCACTACGGCAGCTACGTCTCGGCGTCCGAGCCGGGCGTCGCGCCCCGCCACGTGGCGTTCCTGTCCTGGCCGTCGGACGACTGGCACCGCAACGTCGCCAGCCACACGCTCACCTTCTCGGACGACACGGGCGCCTTCATCCAGTCGCTCGTGCTCCCGGGCGACGCGGTGCCGCGGGCGCAGCACGGCTTCGCCGAGGTGGTCGCGGATCCCGAGCGCGTCGACATGACGGCGTCGTGGGACGCGCTGCGGGTCACCCACGCGGCGGCGTTCGAGCGGCTCGCGGAGCGCGTGCGGGGGCTGTGA
- a CDS encoding MFS transporter: protein MTTTTSPRTRAQRLDGLPWTRAHSRILGGSGVGWALDAMDVGLISFVIAQLAVVWKADAGQLGLVASAGFLGMAIGASVGGLVADRIGRRQVFALTLLVYGVATGVSALAMSVGALIALRFVVGLGLGAELPVASTLVSEFSPARIRGRVIVILESSWAVGWTAAALIGYLVIPASDDGWRWALALGAVPAVWAVVVRLRLPESVRFLESRGRHAEAERVVRAMEAAAGRAPATGADHAAILAPDPADSAAADVAPRERLFGARLRRRTLSLWIVWFCVNFAYYGAFIWLPTLLVAQGFSLVRSFGYTLLITLAQLPGYAVSAWLVERWGRRVTLAVFLAGSAVSAGLFGTADSVTTILVFGALMSFSNLGAWGALYAVTPELYPTRVRATGAGSAAGFGRLASIVAPLCVPPLLALGGVALPFGVFAAVFALAAAAALTLPDLRGAALED from the coding sequence ATGACCACCACCACCTCGCCGCGCACGCGCGCCCAGCGCCTCGACGGACTCCCCTGGACCCGCGCGCACTCGCGCATCCTCGGCGGCAGCGGCGTCGGCTGGGCGCTCGACGCGATGGACGTCGGCCTCATCTCGTTCGTCATCGCGCAGCTCGCGGTGGTGTGGAAGGCGGATGCGGGCCAGCTCGGCCTCGTCGCGTCCGCCGGGTTCCTCGGCATGGCGATCGGCGCGAGCGTCGGCGGCCTGGTCGCCGACCGCATCGGCCGGCGCCAGGTGTTCGCCCTCACGCTGCTCGTCTACGGCGTGGCCACGGGCGTCTCGGCGCTCGCGATGTCGGTGGGCGCGCTCATCGCGCTGCGCTTCGTCGTGGGCCTGGGGCTCGGCGCGGAGCTGCCCGTCGCGTCGACGCTCGTGAGCGAGTTCTCGCCCGCGCGGATCCGCGGCCGCGTCATCGTGATCCTCGAGTCGTCGTGGGCGGTCGGCTGGACGGCCGCGGCGCTCATCGGCTACCTCGTGATCCCCGCGAGCGACGACGGCTGGCGGTGGGCGCTCGCGCTCGGCGCCGTGCCCGCGGTGTGGGCCGTCGTCGTGCGGCTGCGCCTGCCCGAGTCGGTGCGCTTCCTCGAGTCCCGGGGACGGCACGCGGAGGCCGAACGGGTGGTGCGCGCGATGGAGGCGGCGGCCGGACGGGCTCCGGCCACCGGCGCCGACCACGCGGCGATCCTCGCGCCGGATCCGGCCGACAGCGCCGCCGCCGACGTCGCGCCCCGCGAGCGCCTCTTCGGCGCGCGCCTCCGCCGCCGCACGCTCTCGCTCTGGATCGTGTGGTTCTGCGTCAACTTCGCCTACTACGGCGCCTTCATCTGGCTGCCGACGCTGCTCGTCGCGCAGGGCTTCTCGCTCGTGCGGTCGTTCGGGTACACGCTCCTCATCACGCTCGCGCAGCTGCCGGGGTACGCCGTCTCGGCCTGGCTCGTCGAGCGGTGGGGGCGGCGGGTCACGCTCGCGGTCTTCCTCGCCGGATCCGCCGTGTCGGCCGGCCTCTTCGGCACCGCCGACTCCGTCACGACGATCCTCGTGTTCGGCGCCCTCATGTCGTTCTCGAACCTCGGCGCGTGGGGCGCGCTCTACGCCGTGACGCCGGAGCTCTACCCGACCCGCGTGCGCGCGACGGGCGCCGGCAGCGCGGCGGGCTTCGGGCGCCTCGCCTCCATCGTCGCGCCGCTGTGCGTGCCGCCGCTCCTCGCGCTGGGCGGCGTCGCGCTGCCGTTCGGCGTGTTCGCGGCGGTCTTCGCGCTGGCCGCCGCCGCCGCGCTCACCCTGCCGGACCTGCGCGGCGCGGCCCTCGAGGACTGA